CTAAAATAAATGTTTAGAATGGATCCTTAGAATAGTTATTTTACCATCCACTGATAGAATGGTGAATACTGAAATAATTATTAGATTTAAAGCTATGTTAGCTTGTACATTGCTAAACAGGTTAGATATTCTAACATTTTAATGGCATGTCAATTGATTAATATGTCCTGTTTTGGGATCCTTCAAAGCCAATCAATTATTTTATTCTCCATTTGCAGGCCCTCAGGTACTCCTACTTCTACGTGGGTCAGGCGTTGGGCACTCCTCAGCAGATCCTGGAGCAGGGCAGGCCTCAGCCAGGTCCCCTACCTCCACAGCCACCACAACCATTACAGCAGCACCTGCAGCAGCTACAACCACTGCTGCTGCTCAAGCCAGTGCCCCCTCCCCAGCCAGCGCCCCCAAATCAGCATTTCACCTCGTCCAGGCCCCTGCAACAGATCCatccagccccagtctcagcccccaCCCCAGTTCCATCGTACCAGAGGCACTCAAAGCTGTTGCGAGAGCAGCCCAACCGCATGGTGAAGCAGGAGGAGACTGAGATGGTCCCACAGACCCGCTTAACTTACGTTGTTGACAAGAGCTTACAGAGCCAGGTGAGTTTTCAGTCACCAACCAGGGCTACTTGAGCACGGCAAGCATTCATCAGTGTAATGTCATTAAATGTTAGAATACCTTGTTAAATGAATACAAAATTAAATGGAAAGTTGATGAATTCTTCAGAAATGTAATTGAACtgtttttcttctttctctctccatagaGATTGTTAATACACCATTTCCTTTTTTTAACAGTTGACCCAGGAGGCTGAGAATGCCAACTTCTTAAGCTATCAGACGAAACCTAAGGGTGGAGGACGCCGGCGATGGGGCCATGGCACAGGCCTCCTAAAGGGTGACGAGTGGGATGACTTTGAGGACACTGAGCTGACCACACTAAGTTTTCTGGGCAAAACAAACTTTCCTACAGAAAAACGAAGAGAGGAGACGTTGAGCAGGTGAGATTGTCTGCCTGCGTTATCCCAGTGACCTGCTTTAACCTGCGTTATCCCAGTGACCTGCTTTAACCTGCGTTATCCCAGTGACCTGCTTTAACCTGCGTTATCCCAGTGACCTGCTTTAACCTGCGTTATCCCAGTGACCTGCTTTAACCTGCGTTATCCCAGTGACCTGTGCGTTAACAGTCTGATCTTTTCAGATAAGGGCTTTTATGTATTTCTGTTATGCCTTTCAGGTACGGAAATGTTTTGGATTTTAGCAGCCCCAAAGTTAAGGGGCAGGTGACGACAGGTGAGGATGCACCTTTGAATCTGAACAAGGCCATGTCCTACCAGGAGCCTTCAAGGACAGCCTCTGCCAAACAGTATTACTTGAAGCAGTCAAGATATCTACCAGGTAGAAAATACAAAAACCTTACCTTTCTTCCAAGTGGatatttttaacaaggcacttTCAGTTATTGCcaatgtacactactgttcaaaagtttggggtcacttagaaatgttcttgtttttgaaagaagacACATTTtatgtccatttaaaataacatcaacttgatcagaaatacagtgtagacattgtagtaaattactattgtagctggaaatggctgatttaaaaaaatttttttttatctacatagccgtacagaggcccattatcagcaaccatcactcctgtcttccaatggcacgttgtgttagctaatcccaagtttcattttaaaaggctaattgatcattagaaaaaccttttgcaattatgttagcacagctgaaaactgttgtgctgattttaaagaagcaataaaactggcctttagactagttgagtatctggagcatcagcatttgtggattcgattacaggctcaaaatggccagaaacaaagacatttcttctgaaactaaatcagtctatttttgttctgagaaatgaaagctatttcatgtgagaaattgccaataaagaagatcttgtacaacgctgtgtactactcccttcacagaacagcgtaaactgtctctaaccagaatagaaagaggagtgggaggacccggtgcacaactgagcaagaggacaagtacattagatggtctagtttgagaaacagatgcctcacaagtcatcaactggcagcttcattaaatagtacccgcaaaacaccagtctcaacgtcaacagtgaagaggcgactccgggatgctggccttctaggtagagttgcaaagaaaaagccatatcccaGACTGgcaaataaaagattaagatgagcaaaagaaCAGACTGGGAGATTGGAAAACAGTGTTATGGATAGATTAATTTAAGTTTGAAgttcacaaagaagaacatttgtgagacgcaaatgctggaggagtgcttgacgccatctgtcaagcatggtggaggcaatatgatggtctgggggtgctttggtggtggtaaagtgggagatttgtacagggtaaaagggatcttgaagaagaaaggctatcactccattttgcaatgccatgccataccctgtggacggtgctTAATTGGAGACAATTTCCTCTTACAACAGAACAATGATCCAatgcacagctccaaactatgcaagaactatttagggaagaagccgtcagctggtattctgtctataatggagtggccagcacagtcaacCCAATtaagctgttgtgggagcagcttgaccgtatggtaagTGCCCATCAGgccaagccaatccaacttgtgggaggtgcttcaggaagcatggagTGAAATCTATTCAGATTACCTCAAtgaattgacaactagaatgccaaaggtctgcaaggctgtaattgctgcaaatggaggattctttgacgaaagctatgtttgaaggacacaattagtATTTCAATTAagaatcattatttataaccttgtcaacatcctGACTATATTTCTTATTCATTTTGCAAcacatttcatgtatgtttccatggaaaacaaggacatttctaagtgaccccaaacgttttaACGGTAGTTTATATCATAAAATGAGGTCACTAATCGGCATTGAGCCTTCTTTTTCAGTGAACTTTGAACTTGATGTAACTGCCATTTTTCTACCAAATCAGAGCCATAAGCATATGCACATGCTCTGATATAGAATGCCTAATGGTTTTCAAACCTGGATGAAACCACATTCTTTTCAGCACCTGATTATCAATGATCATCATCTCAGGAGTGGCTATGTTGCTGAGTCATGATGATATAGTCTTGTTGAACCACAAGGGGCAGCTTGTTGCAATGGAAATGACATATCAAACTCTATTTCCTAATCTATCCCATCTAACCCTGCAGGTTTAAGTACTAAAAAGAATATGGCAATAAATTCCAACTACAGTGAAAGCAACCTCTGGGGCAGCAAAATTCCTGTTGGAGGAACACTTCCTAACCGAGGCACTCATGGTAATGATTTGTGTTGGGACCAATGTCCTGCATGTTTATCACCTGTCATCCTACTACACTAGTGAGAGGGCTGTGTGGTATAAGCTAGGGTGATGTCTATCTGTGGTGTGTGCTAACAGTATTACATGTAAGGTACATTTCCTGTTATCTTTGATGGCCCAATCACAGGTTCAAATACTCTTCCAAGTGGATATGTACCGAACTATTACAAAAAAGAGGTTGGCTCTGCCGGCCAAAGAGTGCAACTCGCACCTATAGGGGACTCAACAGCATCAAGTGAGTGATCTATAGGGGACTCGACAGCATCAACTGAGGGACCTATAGGGGACTGGACAGCATCAACTGAGGGACCTATAGGGGACTCGACAGCATCAACTGAGGGACCTAGGGGACTTCAAGGGAGGGGGGACTCGACAGCATCAAGGGAGGGACCTATTGGGGACTCGACAGCATCAAGGGAGGGATCTTTGTAGTCTCGATGCACAGTTGTCAATCCAGGCTAGGTGCTGTGTAGTAATGTAATTCTATTGTAAGGTAATAATGTGGCTTGTCTCTGCTGTCACAGATTATGCAACCTGGAGGTCGTCTAGCAGAAGTCAGATGGGTGCCTCGTCCTATGTGCCGTCGCCCACCAAGACTACGCCTGGCCTACGGTCTCGCCCCCCAGCACAGGCCATCCATGGGCGCACAGACTGGTCTGCCAAATATGGACACCGCTAGTGGCCTCTTTGGGACACTTGTGTTATTTCAGTACTTCAGATTTGTCTTTTCCCTATAAAAggaaaaatgtatgttttcatATGTACATGTTATACAGCAATAACCTTGGTTTTGTATTAATCTGTGTCTATTGTTCAATGTACAACtttttgcagtgtgtgtgtgtgtgtgtgtgtgtgtgtgtgtgtgtgtgtgtgtgtattatatggATAAATGACCTCTGCAAAATGTTGGTGTCGTCACATTTTGTTCAGTGACAAATTCCATACCTTTTTTTTGTTTATTGCGTAGCATAACTTTCTCAACCCCTTCTTAAAATGTTTGTTCCATAGATTTTGTAAAACGGCCCCATGACGTCCCCACGATCCAGTCTTTATGCATTTTATATTGCAAATATCACTGTGATATTTTGGCCAACACTGTTTTTCTGTTGCCAAtttgtctttttattttttttacatgtttttctTGGTGCTTTCTTTCATGAGACATTCTGGAATACAGGAAACACTTGTATCTTGatcatttttatattttattcataGTTTTTTTTCTCTAAATCAATAACTCTGTGCTTTATTTTAATCAGAATTGATGACACAATTGGCTTTAGTGTTATCTTTCTTTGTAATGAATTGTGTGGCtctcaaaaaaaatgtattgagagATTGTACGTTGACTTGCTTTATCTGCTGGGCCAAATTGTAAAAACATGTATAACTGCCAGTTACCAAATGCCATTGCTAACATTTTATTTATGTGATATTGTAATGACCATTTCATTAACAACAGTTTTTTTTGTAATGGTCATCTCTTTGACATAATTCTGTTTTGATTTGTAATCAATAAACTCATTGGTGTGTATATCGTCAGATTTAGTAATTAAGTAGTTAAGAAATAAATCTTATTTTTACCATGAAGGCCTTCTGGGGTTGGGTTAACTGCCCAGGAGAAGAacaatagatttttaccttgtcagctctgggttTTGATCCAGCGATTACCGTGACAACTGAAGTTACTGTTTTCAAAGttcccaaaaaaataaaaataacttgcTTTTTTTTCAAAAGAAGGCAGACTGCCACGTGCAGTGCCTCATTTGGATGTGTCTGAAGTCTTGGAGCTTGACTTCCCTACGTTTCTCCTACAAATGGGCCTTGAGCTTGTTTGGAGGTTCTAGCAGGGAGTGCAGCTACGCGTATACCAACGATGCTCGTCCGGGAAACTCGTCCTCTTCCACCGAGCGCGGGGCTTCGGGAGGGACGCACATGGAGCggtgagggaggaaggggacACCCGCCTAGCCAGCCAGATCAGCCGAATCAACCCTAGCGATCAATGGGGTGACAGATGTCGCAGCCAGATCGCCCTCACATCCACAGTAGAAGAGTGGCTCGTAGGTTTATATACCAAGAAAGAGTCATACGATTTGCAGTTACGGTTTGTATTATTTTTGTGGGTCGTTTTTTAAAATACTATTGTCTGTTATGACATCTTCTGTAAGAGGGAGTCGGAGAATATGTGATTTGCCTTCTAATATGTTTGTTTCACAATGCATTTGTTATTTTACCCATGATGCCTTGCAGACATGCAAATCTCCAACTCAACTCTCATGTAGGTCATATGACACAGTGCTTGAGGTTCACTTCTTCGTTAGAAGCGTTTCGTAACTTTGTAAATTAACTTATTCGGagttcacacacacataacaggtGCATACTTGTCTCTCGATATATAAGGTCAGTATTACTTCTTAGACTTATCTAGAAATTATTGGTTGATAATTACACAGACAACCGTATGTTTTGTATGCTTTTGTTTTGCAGCTTTATTTTCTTGTATGTTTCAGTGTTCTAGAGTAGTCTGTTCACAATGTACAGTAATGTATTTGACAGGCATGCATGCACCAAATCTATTGCAATGCATCTAGCGCAACATTGCTGAATTTGCACACACGTGAAAGCGTAATGGAATGTTGTTATTTCTTTCCTACAGTAAACTTCAATTTCACCATGTCTGGAAAAGTGGTGTTGACTTATTTCAATGGGAGGGGGAGAATGGAGTCAATTCGATGGCTTTTAGCAGTTGCTGGAGTTGATGTACGTAGGCTGAGCAAATAAAACACAATTTTACTGTAGGGCGTTTACATAAGTTGAAATAGTGGCTAGACAAACATGTGATGCCCACAGATAGATCACTGAACTTGATGTTCTGTCATAATTAAAATCTAAATTTTATGTCCACAGTTTGAAGAAGTGACTATAACAAAGCGTCAGGAATATGTAAAACTGTTGAGTGGTAAGTTTGGTCACAATGGTAATAGAAATCTGATAACATGCTCATTGTTTTGAAGGGTGTTTAATTGTTTAaccttcattttttttttttttaaagatggagCACTCATGTTTGAGCAGGTTCCCTTGGTGGAAATGGATGGAATGAAGCTGGTTCAAACCAAGGCTATCCTGAACTACATAGCAGGGAAATACAATCTCTATGGGAAAGACTTAAAAGAACGAGTCATGTATGTATGACATTTTTTTAATGATTGAATTCTAACATTTATTTACTTGTTTGGTTGTATTGCAGAGACATAAGTGAAGCTGTTTGTATAAAAAATGAGGCAAATCTGCTATGGTTTCAAAGGGTTTGCTTTTCATTTACTTTTAGGATTGACATGTATGCTGAGGGTGTGCAGGACTTGATGCAAATGATGATGGCGTTGCCCTTCATGCAGCCTGACACCAAGGAAACTAAactggaggagatagagaggaaagcAACAAGCCGTTACCTCCCTGTGTTCGAGAAGGTACTGTATGATTTGGGCCTTGGCCAGATGGGAAGAGTAGAGCTCACTAAGGGGAGGAAATCTAATCTAAGCTATTATATTAGCATAACAATTGCAACATACCATGTTTGCTAAGGCAACAGAAAAGAAAGTTGGCACGTTTGTACAAGTTGTATTGTATAAAGAGGCTGTGCTTGTGATTTTCTCACAGGCGCTAATTGGCTCCCAGTACCTGGTGGGTTTTCAGTTGAGCTGTGCTGATGTCCAGCTACTTGAAGCCACCTTGATGTTGGAGGAGAAATTTCCAACAATTCTTTCCAAATTCCCTGCTGTTAAGGTAAAGTTGATTACAAATGTATTTTGTTCTTGACAAAATAATCATTAGTCAAATCATCTTGTTTCATTTGAGTCTCATCAAAACATGTTAGAGGTTGACATAACCCCAGTAGCATATG
This region of Oncorhynchus tshawytscha isolate Ot180627B linkage group LG25, Otsh_v2.0, whole genome shotgun sequence genomic DNA includes:
- the LOC112224643 gene encoding serine/threonine-protein kinase ICK isoform X1, which gives rise to MNRYTTLRQLGDGTYGSVILGRSLESGELVAIKKMKRKFYSWEECMNLREVISLKKLNHANVVKLKEVIRENDHLYFVFEYMKENLYQLMKDRSRLFPESAVRNIMFQILQGLAFIHKHGFFHRDMKPENLLCMGPELVKIADFGLAREIRSRPPYTDYVSTRWYRAPEVLLRSTSYSSPIDQWAVGCIMAELYTLRPLFPGSSEVDTIFKICQVLGTPMKNDWLEGFQLSAAMNFRWPQCVPSNLSSLIPNASTEAIHLMRDLLQWDPKKRPASAHALRYSYFYVGQALGTPQQILEQGRPQPGPLPPQPPQPLQQHLQQLQPLLLLKPVPPPQPAPPNQHFTSSRPLQQIHPAPVSAPTPVPSYQRHSKLLREQPNRMVKQEETEMVPQTRLTYVVDKSLQSQLTQEAENANFLSYQTKPKGGGRRRWGHGTGLLKGDEWDDFEDTELTTLSFLGKTNFPTEKRREETLSRYGNVLDFSSPKVKGQVTTGEDAPLNLNKAMSYQEPSRTASAKQYYLKQSRYLPGLSTKKNMAINSNYSESNLWGSKIPVGGTLPNRGTHGSNTLPSGYVPNYYKKEVGSAGQRVQLAPIGDSTASNYATWRSSSRSQMGASSYVPSPTKTTPGLRSRPPAQAIHGRTDWSAKYGHR
- the LOC112224643 gene encoding serine/threonine-protein kinase ICK isoform X2 — protein: MNRYTTLRQLGDGTYGSVILGRSLESGELVAIKKMKRKFYSWEECMNLREVISLKKLNHANVVKLKEVIRENDHLYFVFEYMKENLYQLMKDRSRLFPESAVRNIMFQILQGLAFIHKHGFFHRDMKPENLLCMGPELVKIADFGLAREIRSRPPYTDYVSTRWYRAPEVLLRSTSYSSPIDQWAVGCIMAELYTLRPLFPGSSEVDTIFKICQVLGTPMKNDWLEGFQLSAAMNFRWPQCVPSNLSSLIPNASTEAIHLMRDLLQWDPKKRPASAHALRYSYFYVGQALGTPQQILEQGRPQPGPLPPQPPQPLQQHLQQLQPLLLLKPVPPPQPAPPNQHFTSSRPLQQIHPAPVSAPTPVPSYQRHSKLLREQPNRMVKQEETEMVPQTRLTYVVDKSLQSQLTQEAENANFLSYQTKPKGGGRRRWGHGTGLLKGDEWDDFEDTELTTLSFLGKTNFPTEKRREETLSRYGNVLDFSSPKVKGQVTTGEDAPLNLNKAMSYQEPSRTASAKQYYLKQSRYLPGLSTKKNMAINSNYSESNLWGSKIPVGGTLPNRGTHDYATWRSSSRSQMGASSYVPSPTKTTPGLRSRPPAQAIHGRTDWSAKYGHR
- the LOC112224644 gene encoding glutathione S-transferase 3 codes for the protein MSGKVVLTYFNGRGRMESIRWLLAVAGVDFEEVTITKRQEYVKLLSDGALMFEQVPLVEMDGMKLVQTKAILNYIAGKYNLYGKDLKERVMIDMYAEGVQDLMQMMMALPFMQPDTKETKLEEIERKATSRYLPVFEKALIGSQYLVGFQLSCADVQLLEATLMLEEKFPTILSKFPAVKAFQGKMKSLPAIHKFLQPGSKRKPQPDDVYVKTVCEVLDFKL